The DNA region AAGTTCCGGAGATGGATATTATTGAAACAGAAGAAAAACAAAGAATACAAAAGCAAAACCAATAATTAATAGACGAAATTAAACAGAGAAAAAAATAGGAAAGAAACATTAATAGGTAGAAAATGAATCATAAATATTTGAAATAATTAAACATAGGTTTTTTAGTAATAAAAAAATATATAATATTTTGACTATTAGCGTTTTAAAATTTAATAGCTTTACGGTATTGTTTTGGAAAGTAATTATCATAATAATAATCTTATATTTTTAGGTAATACTATTCCTTTTTATAAAAAGCCTACAAAAAAATCAGAGACAAAAAAGACCTTCTCAGAAGGGTTAATCTTGGTGTATTATGCGCATAGTTGCGAATGATTAATATACTTCAACACTCCTCTTTTTTATTGTTTCCTGATACAAGCCTTTCGCTTATTTTAAATTTAAGATAAACTTTAAAGATGTTATGGTAAAAAGAACATCTGCGTATATTCTATTTCTCCACCAATTTTTTTTATTTCTGCTGTAATTATATTGTTTTTATAACCTTAATAATTAAACTCATGAAGAATAAATTACTCTCTCTACTTTTAACTTTAGTTAGTTACGCATCTTATTCTCAAGTAGGTATTGGAACTCCAATGCCAAATGCCTCTAAACAAAATGGTCGTTTTTTCAGGTATACTTAATGCGCTAAAGTATTGTCTAACCAAACCATATCGCAATTTTTTTTATTGCACATTACAGTAAATTTAGAGCCAGGTTATTTTGAAAGACACCTCAATACGTTATTAAAATGACACAATAAGGCATATTGTGCGATAAAATGAAGATCGAGTTTTTAGCAGTTGAGGACTGCAAGAAGTATTCTGAAAATGAAAATGGTATTACAAGGCGAAGGTGAAATCTCTCAAGTTGTATTCATTTCAAAATGAGCAAAAAAAGTCAGAAGAAAAATCTTGGATCAGGATTGATCCAAGATTCTTTTTTAAATTAATCTTAAAAAAAAAGACTACCAAAAAATGATAGTCTTTATTCTTCAAAAAATAATATAGTAAAAAATTTATACTACCAGAATTTAACGTACAATGCGATAATAGATAATATAGTGATTACAATTAAAACCGTTGTTTGTGGTTTTACTTTAAACATTTCAGAGTCTATTTCAAACGCTTTAGGATTAACTTTTGGTCCTGCAAAACTAATTAGTACCATTGCTAATGTTGTGAAGAAGAATGATAATCCCATACAAATGTGGAATGGAATTTCGTATGCTCCTTTACCATTAGAGTAAGCAGTATATAATAAGGTCTCGTTTCCGAATAATGCCGGAGCATATTCATTGAATAAAACAGATAATAAGAATCCTAAAATTACTCCAACAATTGCCGCAGCTCCAGTTGTTCTTTTCCAGAACATACCAAGAATAAACATTGCGAAAACTCCAGGGCTAATAAAACCAGTGTATTTTTGAATGTAAGTGAATCCACCAACTCCGCCAATTCCTAAAAGGTCATTCCATGTAAATAAAACAGCCAAAAGCATTGCAGCAAAAACGGCAATTCTACCAATGTTTACTTGTTGTTTTTCGCCAGCTTCTTTCTGGATGTATTTTTTATGAATATCTAAAGTATAAATCGTAGAAATACTGTTTACTTTTCCAGCTAATGAAGCTACAATTGCAGCAGTCAATGCAGCGACAGAAAGTCCTTTTAATCCTGTTGGCAAGAAAGTTAATACAGCAGAGTAAGCACCATCTTTTCCTCCAACTAATTGAGGTAAATGTCCGTTTTGGTATAAAACATAAGCAGCAATACCAGGTAACATTACAATTAAAGGCATTAATAATTTTAATAGACCAGCAAATAAAATACCTGTACGAGCCGTTTGCAAATCAGCACCCAAAGCTCTTTGAGTAATGTATTGGTTACAACCCCAGTAGTTTAAGTTGATGATCCAGATACCAGCCAGGTAAGATAATATACCAGGGAAAGTTAAGTATTTGTCAATAGCAAGTTGAGAAGTTTGTGCTGTAACTACAGTATCATGTGGTTTTGGGATAATCATTTTAAAATGCTCCGGAGCTTCTCTCATTAAAACTTTAAAACCTTCAATTGCATTTTCGCCAACTCCAAAATATTGTCCAACAGTTGTAAGAGCAATGTATGAAGTTACCAAACCTCCAATGATTAAAACAGCAACCTGAATAACGTCAGTATAAGCGACAACTTTCATTCCTCCAAGAGAAATAAACAAAGCAAAAACAGCTAATCCAACCATGATCACGTGTAGATATTCACCACCCGCTAAACCATTAATTGCAACTGCTCCTAAATATAATATAGAAGTTAAGTTTACAAAAACATACAAAAACAACCAGAAAACAGCCATAATCAACGCAGTCGATTCGTTATAACGTGTTTTTAAGAATTGAGGCATTGTATAAATCTTATTTTTAAGATATACCGGAATAAACCAAACCGCAACGATTATCAATGCAATAGCAGCAATCCATTCGTAAGCAGCAACGGCAATTCCTAAAAAGAAACCTTCACCACTCATTCCGATAAATTGTTCAGCTGAAATATTTGATGCAATCAGAGAAGCTCCAATAGCCCACCAAGTTAAATGTCCTTCGGCTAAAAAGTAAGCTTTGGCATCATGTTCATCTTTTTTACGTTTGTGGTAAATAGTATAACCATAGGCAGAAACTATGATGAAATAAATAATAAAAACCGCATAATCTGCGAAAGCGAGGTTCTGGTTCATTGTTAGTAGTCTTTTAAAAATTAGTATAGGTATTTGTTTATTCAGGTTTAAAAATTAATTGATTAGAGAAATCTTTAAACCTGTTTTTGTTATTCAATGGTGGTTTTAAATATGATATATGTTTTTATTTTGTTATTTTTTTATGAAAATAAGAACGAAAGCCAAAATTAAAATAAAAAATGAGAACTACACTGTTTTAAATGTGTTTTTTACATTTATAAACAAATTATTCTGTTAAATTTTTAAAATGACACTTAGTGTGACTCTTTTTTTATTTGATTTTCACCTCTTTTTTATAATGTACTTCTGATTGCTGCCTTAAAATTTCCGCACTTTTTTCAGGAGTAATATCACGCTGCGATTCTCCCAACATTTCATATCCTACCATGAATTTTTTAACCGTTGCTGATCGTAATAAAGGCGGATAAAAATGCATGTGAAAATGCCACTCCGGATGCTCTAAACCATCTGTTGGAGCTTGGTGAATTCCTGATGAATACGGGAATGAAGTACTAAATAAGTTGTCGTATTTTGTTGTTAATTGTTTTAATATTTTAGCGAAAGCGTTAGTTTCTTCGGCATTAAAATCAGTGATTTTATTAATCGCTTTTTTGCTTACGATCATAGTTTCATAAGGCCAAATTGCCCAAAAAGGAACTAATGCTACAAAGTGATCGTTTTCGATTACAATACGTTGTCCGGCTTTTAATTCTGCTTTTACATAATCTTCAAGAAGCGTCTTGTGGTTTTTATCAAAATAAGATTTTAGGCTATTTTGCGTTTTTTCAACCTGAGTTGGCAATGACGATTGTGCCCAGATTTGTCCATG from uncultured Flavobacterium sp. includes:
- a CDS encoding sodium/sugar symporter, which translates into the protein MNQNLAFADYAVFIIYFIIVSAYGYTIYHKRKKDEHDAKAYFLAEGHLTWWAIGASLIASNISAEQFIGMSGEGFFLGIAVAAYEWIAAIALIIVAVWFIPVYLKNKIYTMPQFLKTRYNESTALIMAVFWLFLYVFVNLTSILYLGAVAINGLAGGEYLHVIMVGLAVFALFISLGGMKVVAYTDVIQVAVLIIGGLVTSYIALTTVGQYFGVGENAIEGFKVLMREAPEHFKMIIPKPHDTVVTAQTSQLAIDKYLTFPGILSYLAGIWIINLNYWGCNQYITQRALGADLQTARTGILFAGLLKLLMPLIVMLPGIAAYVLYQNGHLPQLVGGKDGAYSAVLTFLPTGLKGLSVAALTAAIVASLAGKVNSISTIYTLDIHKKYIQKEAGEKQQVNIGRIAVFAAMLLAVLFTWNDLLGIGGVGGFTYIQKYTGFISPGVFAMFILGMFWKRTTGAAAIVGVILGFLLSVLFNEYAPALFGNETLLYTAYSNGKGAYEIPFHICMGLSFFFTTLAMVLISFAGPKVNPKAFEIDSEMFKVKPQTTVLIVITILSIIALYVKFW
- a CDS encoding UDP-glucose--hexose-1-phosphate uridylyltransferase produces the protein MKNFDINEDPHRRFNPLLNEWVLVSPHRAKRPWQGQNETISTESLPKYDETCYLCPGNVRANGVNNPNYDSSFVFENDFAAMKQDEIIFEEDIKHTFFKAKPEQGISRVVCFSPRHDLTLPEMEIDGIENIIRTWQKEYTDLGNIKYINHVQIFENKGSVMGCSNPHPHGQIWAQSSLPTQVEKTQNSLKSYFDKNHKTLLEDYVKAELKAGQRIVIENDHFVALVPFWAIWPYETMIVSKKAINKITDFNAEETNAFAKILKQLTTKYDNLFSTSFPYSSGIHQAPTDGLEHPEWHFHMHFYPPLLRSATVKKFMVGYEMLGESQRDITPEKSAEILRQQSEVHYKKEVKIK